The DNA region ACCAAGTTGACTTGCCAGACGTTGGATCTCAGCCACTCCCCCCTCTCCAAAGTTCTGATCTGCCGTAGGTCTCCGCTGACCCTCCATCTTCACAACACTGGCCTGGTTCCCGAAGAAGTAAGTTTACTTGGATCAGTAGTAAAATGGCAACTAACTTTACAAACCTTTTTAGATTCTGCCAGCTATGGATTGTCTCAATTTGAATATCTCATTCGAGCCCATCCATTTGAATATTTGGAGCTCACGATTTGTGGAAATCGAATTCATTCCTGAATCAGCAAAGTAATAGCATTTATCTACCTATATTCCGTTCTAACTCATTAATAGCGcagaaattaaaattcaagaaaTGTCTTGTGACTTGAAATTTAACATAAATTGTATAGTATTTACTTGTATGATCTGTACAAGACAAACAGTTCTAAGAACTTCTTAAATATCTTTAGAAGTATTTACCTTCTCAGGTTGCAATAAATCCAATGAATTATAGCTGCTAATTCCTTCCTTATCGCGTACCATTCTCTTTATCGGTATTGGGGGTGAGTGCCCCAACATTTCCGTATCTTTAAAACCTATATGAAGAGCTTTTGCCTCAATGCAGTTGCGATTTAAAACTGGTTATTAACGGTCATGGATCAGAGAACATGTCAGtgcaaaaaaagaaatgtgAATCCCCTTAAAAAGAAATTTTCGCAGCTCCTTAAGAAAAACTCTCACAGTGAAACCGAGAAACTAAGGAATGAGATGTATCTTGTTAAAAACGAGCTGGAAAAAGCGTATGAAGTTATTGATGATCTGGAATTCGAGTTAGAAAGCGTAAGTTCTGTTGTAAGCaactattttaatatatatcaAGTGTAATCAAATATTATCTGAGGACAGGTGGATTTACTGGCTCTCCAAAATCAGTGGCTACGCGATGAATTGATGAAACTAAAAGCGCAGGAAGATGGTG from Drosophila subpulchrella strain 33 F10 #4 breed RU33 chromosome 2L, RU_Dsub_v1.1 Primary Assembly, whole genome shotgun sequence includes:
- the LOC119546774 gene encoding uncharacterized protein LOC119546774, encoding MDQRTCQCKKRNVNPLKKKFSQLLKKNSHSETEKLRNEMYLVKNELEKAYEVIDDLEFELESVDLLALQNQWLRDELMKLKAQEDGVISRDEEEDPASRKRRRSYRQQVSVGMLDPQLISPPQEQRFGIILD